gtCTCCTCAGGTTATCGCTATGTCGTGCTGGACGTGCCTCTTCTCTTTGAAACCAGACGTCTCACTAAGTTTTTGAACCACACTGTGGTGGTTTACTGGTAAGACCACCActcatctctctccccccctccctcgtcCCTTTAGATCTTTACCTTTAGGATTTATATTTTGAATCATTAAACCATTTGACGGTTTGTTTCTGACAGGCTCCGGCCATTAGGGGCAGTCATCGGTTACCTGTCTTCTTCTCTCGCCACCGTATTAGCATGACTCACTGCCTCTGGCTTTTTTAACAAGGCGCCCTGGCTGCACCATAAATAACCTCCTTTGTCTGTTCCTTGTCAGTGACCCTGCCACTCAGCTGTCCCGCCTGATGCAGAGGGACGGCCTGACCCAGGAGCAGGCCGAGCAGCGCGTGGCCGCCCAGATGCCGCTAAATGAAAAGCGCGGCCTGGCCAATCACGTTATCGAGAACTCGGGCAGCCGGGAGGACGCCCACCGGCAGGTCCTGCGGCTGCACACAAAGCTGGAGGACTCCATGGACTTCCTTTTAGTGAGGGTCATTGCAATCGCTGCCACCACTGGTCTGAGTGGGATTCTGCTCTATGCTGCCAAGATCCTTATATCCTAACAGAGGAAAGTGGAGCTGTAGAAGTGTTCGCTCCCGGATCTGGTCAAAGACGGGGATGTGAACGGGAGCAGGCAGGTCGGAGGTAACGATGCAAATTACTGTGAGATTAGTTTCACACCACCcatcactgcagctctgtggtgCGACGTGCACTGATTAACACGGACTCACACTGTTGACATAACATGTGATGACaaatttttgttttctgtgaagGGTTTCTATGTGCAATTTCTTTGGGGTTTTACTGTGAGACACTAAAACATGAGGGTGATACTGTACAAGCTCAAATTTACAACCT
The Pleuronectes platessa chromosome 21, fPlePla1.1, whole genome shotgun sequence DNA segment above includes these coding regions:
- the dcakd gene encoding dephospho-CoA kinase domain-containing protein; this translates as MFLVGLTGGISSGKSTVSSMLRELGCPIIDADVVARKVVEPNTPAYSRIVHHFGREILLENGEIDRQKLGELIFADGEKRKLLNSITHPEIHKAMLKEILFYFLRGYRYVVLDVPLLFETRRLTKFLNHTVVVYCDPATQLSRLMQRDGLTQEQAEQRVAAQMPLNEKRGLANHVIENSGSREDAHRQVLRLHTKLEDSMDFLLVRVIAIAATTGLSGILLYAAKILIS